One segment of Fimbriimonadales bacterium DNA contains the following:
- a CDS encoding prepilin-type N-terminal cleavage/methylation domain-containing protein, which yields MGKKKGFTLIELLVVLAVISILAAILFPVIKKAKDKAKQSVCVSNAKQIAYAFMLYTSDYEEYTLPLFYLSPKYGRITIYEFIYWPRCLVSYVQSPEIYFCPKDEKEDPALVNSEFLRKEKQNPQYQYNWSFSPSYGYNGRYLSPGLNEKDPDAGPFTTVPLSAFDSPSMTIAFAESTWFSPRAEGSKLWAEDVGYFRVYPPSKWKGAPPTNGLSWGHFWPRHFGFGTVIFLDAHVKSHTPAQLQDENMWNGKGQSD from the coding sequence ATGGGGAAGAAGAAGGGCTTTACTCTTATCGAGCTGCTTGTCGTTTTAGCGGTCATTTCCATCCTCGCCGCAATCCTTTTTCCGGTAATCAAAAAGGCAAAAGACAAAGCGAAGCAATCCGTATGTGTATCGAATGCGAAGCAAATCGCATATGCTTTTATGCTTTACACATCTGACTACGAAGAATATACGCTTCCGCTTTTCTATCTCAGTCCGAAATACGGTCGTATCACGATATACGAATTCATTTACTGGCCAAGATGCCTTGTCTCGTATGTGCAAAGTCCGGAAATTTATTTCTGCCCGAAAGACGAAAAAGAAGACCCTGCATTGGTGAATTCGGAATTCTTGCGCAAAGAAAAACAAAATCCTCAATACCAATACAATTGGAGTTTCTCGCCGAGTTATGGTTACAACGGACGCTATCTCTCGCCAGGGTTGAACGAAAAAGACCCTGATGCCGGACCTTTTACAACCGTTCCACTTTCTGCTTTCGATTCCCCCTCGATGACGATAGCCTTTGCTGAATCCACTTGGTTCTCTCCACGTGCCGAAGGGTCGAAACTATGGGCGGAAGACGTCGGATATTTTCGGGTCTATCCGCCATCGAAGTGGAAGGGAGCCCCCCCTACGAACGGGCTCAGTTGGGGTCATTTCTGGCCAAGGCATTTTGGTTTCGGCACCGTGATTTTCTTAGACGCTCACGTAAAATCCCACACCCCCGCACAACTCCAAGACGAAAACATGTGGAACGGCAAAGGGCAGTCAGACTAA
- a CDS encoding aldo/keto reductase, with protein MEYVPFGRTGVMVSRLAMGTMTFGWEPEDWGSTKEDAIKIGQKALDLGINFFDTANVYARGVSEEITGEIIRPVRREIFLATKVHGRMGEGPNDWGNSRRHIIEQCEASLKRLKTDWIDLYQLHRPQPTIPIDETLRALDDLIRQGKVRYIGTSTFAAWQVCEAHYIARELGTNRFVSEQPPYNLLDRRIEKELLPFCRTYLYAVIPWSPLAGGQLTGKYLTKVQEGRYAKSDPNRRITARSTEVVRKLKRIADSMGVSLTSLSLAWVLNQPGITSAIIGARKIEQFDDLVKATELKLPARVLERIDRIVPPSSYIVDYYSADFGPGVLPI; from the coding sequence ATGGAGTACGTACCTTTTGGACGCACAGGAGTGATGGTCAGTCGTCTTGCAATGGGGACGATGACCTTTGGCTGGGAGCCCGAGGATTGGGGAAGCACGAAAGAAGACGCAATAAAAATCGGGCAGAAAGCGCTGGATTTGGGAATCAACTTTTTCGACACTGCAAACGTTTATGCACGCGGCGTAAGCGAGGAGATCACAGGAGAAATCATCCGACCAGTCCGCAGAGAAATTTTTTTAGCGACAAAAGTTCATGGAAGAATGGGAGAAGGACCGAACGATTGGGGAAATTCACGAAGGCACATCATCGAACAATGCGAAGCCTCCTTGAAGCGATTGAAAACGGATTGGATAGACCTTTATCAACTCCATCGCCCCCAACCAACTATCCCTATTGATGAAACCTTGCGAGCATTGGACGATTTGATTCGTCAGGGCAAAGTGCGCTATATCGGCACGAGCACTTTTGCGGCATGGCAAGTTTGCGAAGCGCATTATATTGCGAGAGAGTTGGGAACGAATCGCTTCGTAAGCGAACAGCCGCCTTATAATCTTTTAGATAGAAGAATCGAAAAGGAGTTGCTTCCGTTTTGCAGAACCTATCTTTATGCCGTCATTCCTTGGTCTCCGTTAGCGGGGGGGCAATTGACGGGAAAGTATCTTACGAAAGTACAGGAAGGGCGATACGCAAAGAGCGACCCGAACCGGCGCATCACGGCTCGCTCCACTGAAGTCGTTCGAAAACTAAAACGAATCGCAGACAGCATGGGAGTTTCGCTTACTAGCCTTTCACTTGCTTGGGTACTAAACCAACCAGGCATTACCTCTGCGATAATCGGGGCGAGAAAAATCGAGCAGTTCGACGATTTGGTGAAGGCTACCGAATTGAAGCTCCCCGCCCGGGTTCTCGAGAGAATAGACCGTATCGTGCCACCCTCTTCCTATATTGTCGATTATTATTCGGCGGACTTCGGACCTGGCGTTTTACCGATTTGA
- a CDS encoding ParB/RepB/Spo0J family partition protein: MRRVLGKGLAQILGEQEESEVRQIPIDSIVPNPRQPRKSFDENSLRELADSIRRVGMVQPLLVRLLDKDHYELIAGERRWRAAKLAGLEFVPVVVRAAAGIESLELALIENLQREDISPLEAAEAYRVLIEQEGLTQEEVAQRVGKSRAAVANTLRLLRLPEKIRNSLEAGEISEGHARVLLQFDTESEMLQVHEKILEKKLTVREVEQLARKEQPKAIASRESKAKDPEIARIENLLSEALGTPVKIHRSGKSGSIEISFYSEEDLTRIVDLLTPRERL; encoded by the coding sequence GTGCGTAGGGTTTTAGGAAAAGGTCTTGCGCAGATTTTAGGAGAGCAAGAGGAATCCGAAGTTCGCCAGATTCCGATCGATTCGATTGTTCCAAATCCGAGACAGCCTCGAAAATCTTTCGATGAAAACTCTCTACGGGAACTCGCAGATTCGATACGACGAGTGGGCATGGTTCAGCCTTTGCTCGTTCGTTTGTTGGATAAAGACCATTACGAGTTGATTGCGGGGGAACGTCGTTGGCGTGCAGCAAAACTCGCAGGTCTCGAATTCGTCCCAGTGGTTGTGCGTGCTGCAGCGGGAATAGAATCTTTGGAACTTGCCTTAATCGAGAACTTACAGCGTGAGGATATCTCACCTTTGGAAGCAGCGGAAGCCTATCGTGTCCTCATCGAGCAAGAAGGCCTGACCCAAGAGGAAGTCGCTCAAAGGGTCGGAAAGTCTCGCGCTGCGGTTGCGAACACGCTTAGGTTGTTGCGATTACCCGAAAAAATCCGCAACTCTTTAGAAGCCGGAGAGATTTCAGAGGGGCATGCTCGAGTACTTCTTCAGTTCGATACTGAATCCGAGATGCTTCAAGTGCACGAAAAGATTTTAGAAAAGAAATTAACCGTGAGAGAGGTCGAGCAGTTGGCTCGAAAAGAACAGCCTAAAGCTATTGCGAGTAGAGAATCAAAAGCCAAAGACCCGGAAATTGCTCGCATCGAGAACTTGCTCAGCGAAGCATTGGGGACTCCGGTGAAAATTCATCGAAGTGGGAAGTCGGGTTCGATAGAAATCTCGTTTTATTCAGAGGAAGATTTGACGCGTATAGTAGATTTGCTAACTCCTCGTGAAAGGTTGTAG
- a CDS encoding AAA family ATPase: MPIWAVVNQKGGVGKTTTAVNVSAVLASNGHRTLLVDVDPQGNSTTGLGTDKRSLKATLFEVLVEGTPASEAIHSTSVLNLHILPSTLDLAGAEPLLLGTVGRETLLRDALKPVQEDYEYIFLDAPPSLGILTILTLAASNFALIPMQCEFYALEGLSQLLKTIELVKKRINPDLEIGKVLLTMYDKRNRLSVQVEEEVRSFFSDLVAKTTIPRNVRLSEAPSFGQPAVIRYPSALGSKAYRDFVEEFCQSNVMEEVGA; this comes from the coding sequence GTGCCTATCTGGGCTGTGGTAAATCAAAAAGGGGGTGTTGGCAAAACCACTACGGCTGTCAATGTCTCCGCAGTCCTCGCCTCGAACGGACATAGAACCCTTCTCGTAGATGTGGACCCTCAAGGGAACTCCACCACAGGGCTCGGAACAGATAAACGCTCCCTAAAAGCCACTCTTTTCGAAGTGCTCGTCGAGGGAACCCCGGCGAGCGAAGCGATTCACTCGACCTCGGTTCTTAATCTTCATATCCTCCCCTCTACGCTCGATCTCGCAGGCGCTGAACCCTTGCTTTTAGGAACTGTCGGACGAGAAACTCTTTTACGGGATGCTTTGAAGCCAGTGCAGGAAGATTACGAATATATTTTTCTCGACGCTCCTCCCTCGTTAGGGATTTTGACGATTCTCACTCTTGCCGCCTCGAATTTCGCTTTAATTCCTATGCAATGCGAGTTTTACGCTCTCGAAGGTTTGAGCCAATTGCTCAAAACCATCGAACTTGTAAAAAAACGTATCAACCCGGATTTGGAAATCGGCAAAGTGCTTTTGACTATGTACGACAAGAGAAACCGTTTGTCTGTACAGGTGGAGGAGGAAGTTCGCTCCTTTTTCAGTGACCTGGTCGCGAAAACGACTATTCCCAGAAACGTGCGATTGAGCGAAGCGCCGAGCTTCGGTCAACCTGCGGTGATTCGTTATCCATCGGCACTCGGTTCGAAAGCGTATCGTGATTTTGTAGAAGAATTTTGTCAATCGAACGTTATGGAGGAAGTCGGTGCGTAG
- a CDS encoding prepilin-type N-terminal cleavage/methylation domain-containing protein produces the protein MVSKKSGMSAFTLIELLVVIAIIAIIAAILFPVFEQAKRQSKQTVCLSNMNQLGLAMMNYLSAWDDTWPACSIYSPLSGFAPQQMWIGYDNNNGGLYGGFWGRVNQPAKNKPRPGAIDPYIQNHDVRECPVMPEEWQMSYAHCWWNEEYWSGYYSKNPKAYQNEWGPTVKTVNYVSGCVVGLGASQSEVNEPARTLIMWEHNAWVPLCNFLQPENWYDSPPNSSYLINHFHFLHRGGANSLWGDGHVKRMVYGLLKRPYFSSRKDIYPDWW, from the coding sequence ATGGTTTCTAAAAAAAGCGGTATGAGCGCCTTTACGCTCATAGAACTACTTGTCGTGATCGCCATCATCGCGATTATCGCGGCTATTCTTTTTCCTGTCTTCGAACAAGCGAAAAGACAGAGTAAGCAAACAGTCTGCTTGAGCAACATGAACCAGTTAGGTTTGGCGATGATGAACTATCTTTCCGCATGGGACGATACATGGCCTGCTTGCTCGATTTACTCCCCTCTTTCTGGATTTGCCCCGCAGCAAATGTGGATTGGATACGACAACAATAACGGTGGGTTGTATGGAGGTTTTTGGGGTCGTGTAAATCAGCCTGCTAAAAATAAACCGCGACCAGGAGCGATAGACCCTTACATTCAAAATCACGATGTAAGAGAATGTCCGGTTATGCCAGAAGAATGGCAAATGTCTTATGCGCATTGTTGGTGGAACGAAGAATATTGGTCGGGTTACTATTCGAAAAATCCTAAAGCCTATCAAAACGAATGGGGACCTACGGTAAAGACTGTGAATTATGTAAGTGGATGTGTAGTCGGGCTTGGGGCATCGCAATCGGAGGTTAACGAACCAGCAAGAACGCTTATCATGTGGGAACATAACGCATGGGTTCCGCTTTGCAATTTTTTACAGCCAGAAAATTGGTATGACTCTCCACCGAACTCGTCTTATCTTATAAATCACTTTCATTTTTTGCATAGAGGAGGTGCCAACAGCCTATGGGGAGATGGACATGTGAAGAGAATGGTATACGGGTTACTAAAGCGTCCATATTTCTCGAGTCGGAAGGATATTTATCCCGATTGGTGGTAA
- a CDS encoding type II secretion system protein produces MFSKTKQSVKGFTLIELLVVMAIIAIIAAILFPVLEQAKRQSKQTVCLSNMNQLGLAMMNYLSAWDDNWPPAVLYAPLDGFAPQQIWIGYDNNNYGLDGGFYGHVHEPAKNKPRVGALDPYIRNHEVRKCPVMPDHWQMSYAHCFFCKVYDSSYYSKNPKARYNEWGPMVKDITYSGGIFRWSQGANHSEMHEPARTLIMWEHEARVPMCNFLQPDNWYDTPPKSNYLINHFHFLHRGGANSLWGDGHTKRMVYDLLKRPYFSCRKDIYPDWW; encoded by the coding sequence ATGTTTTCGAAAACAAAACAGAGTGTCAAGGGCTTTACTCTCATCGAGTTGCTCGTCGTCATGGCGATTATCGCTATCATCGCAGCCATCTTATTCCCCGTCCTCGAGCAAGCCAAACGGCAAAGCAAGCAGACCGTTTGCTTGAGCAACATGAACCAGTTGGGTTTGGCAATGATGAACTACCTGTCCGCATGGGACGATAACTGGCCCCCCGCAGTGCTTTATGCGCCACTCGATGGCTTCGCCCCACAGCAAATATGGATCGGATACGACAACAATAACTACGGGTTGGATGGTGGTTTTTATGGGCATGTTCATGAGCCTGCGAAAAATAAGCCCCGTGTAGGTGCGCTCGACCCTTATATAAGAAACCATGAAGTTCGTAAATGTCCCGTGATGCCAGACCATTGGCAAATGTCTTACGCACATTGTTTCTTCTGTAAGGTTTATGATTCTTCTTACTATTCTAAAAACCCGAAAGCCAGATACAACGAGTGGGGTCCTATGGTGAAAGACATCACGTACAGTGGTGGAATTTTCCGATGGTCGCAAGGGGCGAATCATTCCGAGATGCATGAACCCGCGAGGACATTGATTATGTGGGAGCACGAGGCTCGCGTTCCCATGTGCAATTTCCTTCAGCCGGATAACTGGTACGATACCCCCCCAAAAAGCAACTACCTAATTAATCACTTCCATTTCTTGCACCGAGGTGGGGCGAACAGCCTTTGGGGCGATGGCCATACGAAGCGAATGGTCTATGATCTCCTCAAACGCCCGTACTTTTCTTGCAGGAAAGATATCTATCCGGATTGGTGGTAA
- the hisS gene encoding histidine--tRNA ligase: protein MRFQAPRGTRDVLPQEAHRWVHLEKTFRDICHLYGYSEIRTPTFEDTELFVRGVGEGTDIVSKEMYTFKDRAGRSLTLKPEGTAPVIRAYLEHSLGTPNQITRLFYITPIFRYERPQKGRLRESHQTGVELIGSGTPDADAEVIELTVRFYQTLGIRNISIKLNSLGEEECRKSYREALLEYARPHLRDFPEEFRARCEKNPLRLLDSKDPEVQKIVADAPPITRYYEKETIEHFESLQKLLNSLGITYEIDPKLVRGLDYYTKTVFEVQSEFLGAQNALCGGGRYDNLIEEYGGQPTPAVGVAMGIERALMVMETLEIEKKVERLLDVFAVCLTENRIEFAKFVKFLRDSGISVVTDLEFRSAKSQFRQADKSGANYAVILGDEELEKGVVKVKDMRSGEEVTLPSGEVLRVLRHHPA, encoded by the coding sequence ATGCGTTTTCAAGCGCCGAGAGGCACCAGAGACGTCCTCCCTCAAGAAGCTCATCGATGGGTACATCTCGAGAAAACTTTTCGAGACATCTGTCATTTATATGGATATTCGGAGATACGAACGCCGACTTTCGAAGATACGGAACTCTTCGTTCGTGGTGTGGGAGAAGGAACGGACATCGTTTCGAAAGAGATGTACACGTTCAAAGACAGAGCTGGAAGGAGTCTCACATTAAAACCCGAAGGCACTGCTCCTGTAATTCGCGCCTATCTCGAACATTCTCTCGGGACTCCTAATCAAATCACGCGTTTGTTTTATATCACTCCCATCTTCCGTTACGAAAGACCTCAAAAAGGTCGTTTGAGGGAATCTCATCAAACAGGAGTGGAACTCATCGGTAGCGGAACCCCCGATGCGGATGCGGAAGTCATCGAACTCACCGTACGCTTTTACCAAACCTTAGGTATTCGAAATATCTCTATCAAATTGAACTCCTTAGGAGAAGAAGAATGTCGAAAATCGTATCGGGAGGCGTTATTGGAATACGCACGCCCTCATTTGCGTGATTTTCCCGAAGAATTCCGCGCTCGCTGCGAAAAAAATCCTCTAAGGCTTTTGGATTCCAAAGACCCGGAGGTACAAAAAATCGTTGCTGATGCCCCCCCTATAACTCGTTATTACGAGAAAGAAACCATCGAGCATTTCGAATCACTCCAAAAACTCCTGAATTCCTTAGGCATCACCTACGAAATAGACCCCAAACTCGTCCGAGGATTGGATTATTATACGAAAACTGTTTTCGAAGTGCAATCCGAATTCTTAGGGGCACAGAACGCATTGTGCGGGGGGGGACGGTACGATAATTTAATTGAAGAATATGGAGGGCAACCGACCCCAGCAGTAGGTGTAGCAATGGGTATCGAACGAGCGCTCATGGTCATGGAAACTCTCGAAATCGAAAAAAAGGTGGAACGACTTCTTGATGTCTTTGCGGTGTGTTTAACAGAGAACCGTATCGAATTTGCAAAATTCGTGAAATTCTTGAGGGATTCCGGGATTTCCGTTGTTACAGACCTCGAATTTCGCTCGGCGAAGAGCCAATTTCGTCAAGCCGACAAATCCGGGGCGAACTACGCAGTCATCTTGGGAGATGAGGAGCTCGAAAAGGGGGTCGTGAAAGTGAAAGACATGCGTAGCGGTGAAGAAGTTACTTTGCCATCGGGAGAAGTATTGAGAGTGCTCCGGCATCACCCGGCTTGA
- a CDS encoding cation diffusion facilitator family transporter yields MARRIQDNRKVIAAVVSVISNVTITIAKILAAILSGSVSVLSEALHSFGDVIASLIAFFTVRVSDKPADREHPYGHGKFETFAGLIEALLLMIAGLYVGYEAVLRLIHPRPIEVDIAFIIIMVSAVLNVFISTYIGKVAEATDSDALRADAMHLKADVVTSAGVLLALFLVRWTNNLIFDPIIALLLTLWILFSASRIAFGSFQLLMDVKLSDQEIAIIENILRTHPGIYDFHQLRTRKSGSYRHVDAHILVDDNLSLIQAHELTEEVEDRIRQTLPNVLISLHVEPYHRERQHRAEFHKDANEK; encoded by the coding sequence GTGGCAAGGCGCATTCAAGACAATCGTAAGGTAATTGCGGCTGTCGTGTCCGTTATTTCCAATGTAACGATTACTATCGCAAAGATACTCGCTGCTATACTTTCTGGAAGCGTATCTGTGCTGAGTGAAGCGCTGCACAGTTTCGGAGACGTCATCGCTAGTTTGATCGCCTTCTTCACCGTTCGTGTCAGTGATAAACCGGCGGATAGAGAACATCCTTATGGACACGGAAAGTTCGAGACATTTGCAGGTCTCATCGAAGCGCTCCTTTTGATGATTGCAGGGCTCTACGTGGGTTACGAAGCGGTTTTACGACTCATTCACCCTCGACCAATCGAAGTGGATATAGCGTTTATCATCATCATGGTTTCCGCTGTGTTGAATGTATTTATAAGTACATACATAGGAAAAGTCGCCGAAGCAACAGACAGTGATGCTCTGCGCGCCGATGCAATGCATTTAAAAGCGGATGTCGTGACGAGCGCGGGAGTTTTATTAGCCCTTTTCCTCGTTCGATGGACGAATAATCTCATTTTCGACCCGATTATTGCGTTGCTGCTCACTCTTTGGATTTTGTTTTCTGCTAGTAGGATCGCTTTCGGGAGTTTTCAACTTCTTATGGACGTGAAATTATCGGACCAAGAAATCGCAATAATCGAGAATATTTTGAGGACGCATCCGGGAATTTACGATTTCCATCAATTGCGCACGAGAAAATCCGGCTCTTATCGCCATGTGGATGCACACATATTGGTAGACGATAATTTGAGCCTCATTCAAGCGCATGAGTTGACGGAAGAAGTAGAGGACCGTATCCGACAAACGCTTCCGAACGTATTGATCAGCCTACACGTTGAACCTTATCACCGAGAACGCCAGCATCGAGCGGAGTTTCATAAAGACGCAAACGAGAAATGA
- a CDS encoding UvrD-helicase domain-containing protein encodes MDLIQEQIIAIGESGKKVAIIACAGAGKTTVLIERYIKTIEEGTSSPERILAITYTRKAAAEMKMRIVQALRQKGRHHEAQLAQVGPISTVHSYCERLLREYPFEAGLDPGFNVLTEGRAEDLLISCAQRTLHRYRNKSPEIELVLQKYSGKKSRKYDESNMGKLVEHIGDIVQAMRTAGVKLEYLLENLQRHEDTTSVWKAMCAHWLENHIPEEMHPELRKQWLDAPWCEFQETFQTTLRLNKRNVPQSLTQPVDISKEEETAKLSFGLLELSVACWEEYLDELKKQRALDFSELEYRARNLLEKSPEVLRDKYDHVMVDEAQDLNPLQHGILEQTPAKTILFVGDPQQAIYGFRGAERELFKQWAKDANLRKLNTNWRSHQKIIRTVTSVFAPIWEPNGEFIEMLPSPKTESVISESDDPFVTESSNDNPPVEIWRIPHQKPDVITQGILQLLSEGIEKKQIAVLARNRADVEKIASGMSRAKLPFAVLDSGRNYFLRMEIYDLASVLKALAIPTDDVAMLSVLRSPLVGLSLDSIVLLGLEAKATKKSVWELLHETPFDFPEIECEMIREFLGWFDSLSAVADRLPAWQILADVFTATNLDARLARTRGGNFPILIANARQLLKIAGEQPDMDALQFSRWIETRQQIKTPWSDAPTFSEDADAVKLLSIHKAKGLEWDVVIVYAFASTPSTKDSDLIINKKFPVPIPAFDGYFPLAYRVAFDLRNKAEFEEEIRLLYVAMTRARKRLILAVPDLTKAHKTVNRWQKLLSRLVKSSEIITRDFPLEIATETKVI; translated from the coding sequence ATGGATTTGATACAAGAACAAATCATCGCGATAGGGGAAAGCGGGAAGAAAGTTGCGATTATCGCGTGTGCTGGCGCAGGGAAAACGACCGTTCTCATCGAGCGCTACATCAAAACTATCGAAGAAGGGACATCATCACCAGAGCGCATTTTGGCAATTACCTACACGCGCAAAGCAGCCGCGGAAATGAAAATGCGCATCGTCCAAGCATTGCGCCAGAAAGGGCGACATCACGAAGCGCAATTGGCGCAAGTCGGTCCTATTTCGACGGTACATAGTTATTGCGAAAGACTTTTGCGTGAATATCCTTTCGAAGCTGGATTAGACCCTGGCTTTAATGTTTTGACGGAAGGTCGCGCGGAAGACCTACTCATTTCTTGCGCTCAACGCACCTTGCATCGTTATCGCAACAAAAGTCCGGAAATCGAATTGGTATTGCAGAAATACTCCGGAAAGAAAAGCAGAAAATACGACGAAAGCAATATGGGGAAATTGGTCGAACATATCGGAGACATAGTGCAAGCAATGCGCACCGCTGGAGTCAAATTGGAATACTTATTAGAAAATCTCCAGCGGCACGAAGATACGACGAGCGTTTGGAAAGCAATGTGCGCGCATTGGCTCGAGAATCATATACCCGAAGAAATGCATCCGGAACTGCGAAAACAATGGTTGGATGCCCCATGGTGCGAGTTTCAAGAGACATTCCAAACGACACTTCGATTGAATAAACGAAACGTCCCACAATCGTTAACTCAACCAGTAGATATTTCAAAAGAAGAAGAGACAGCCAAACTCTCTTTCGGATTACTGGAATTGAGTGTCGCCTGCTGGGAGGAATATCTCGATGAATTAAAAAAACAGCGTGCACTCGATTTCTCGGAACTGGAATATCGCGCAAGAAACTTATTAGAAAAATCTCCCGAGGTTCTACGAGACAAATACGACCATGTAATGGTAGATGAGGCGCAAGACCTGAACCCTTTACAACATGGTATCCTCGAACAAACCCCAGCAAAAACGATTCTTTTCGTGGGTGACCCTCAGCAAGCGATTTACGGTTTTCGAGGAGCAGAGCGAGAACTTTTCAAGCAGTGGGCAAAAGATGCAAACCTCCGAAAACTGAACACGAATTGGCGTTCTCATCAAAAAATTATTCGAACGGTCACGTCGGTTTTCGCCCCGATATGGGAACCGAATGGCGAATTCATCGAAATGCTGCCATCACCGAAAACCGAAAGCGTAATTTCGGAATCCGATGACCCGTTCGTTACCGAATCATCGAATGACAACCCCCCCGTAGAAATCTGGAGAATTCCTCACCAAAAGCCCGATGTGATTACGCAAGGAATTTTGCAACTGCTTTCCGAGGGTATCGAGAAAAAGCAAATTGCGGTATTGGCTCGGAATCGTGCTGATGTCGAAAAAATCGCTTCGGGGATGAGTCGCGCGAAACTTCCTTTCGCGGTCTTAGATTCCGGGCGTAATTATTTTCTTCGGATGGAAATCTACGATTTAGCATCTGTCTTGAAAGCCCTGGCAATTCCGACGGATGATGTGGCGATGTTATCCGTTTTGCGTTCCCCTTTAGTCGGTTTGAGTCTGGATAGCATCGTCTTGCTCGGTTTAGAGGCGAAGGCGACTAAAAAGAGCGTTTGGGAATTGCTTCACGAAACTCCTTTCGACTTCCCAGAAATAGAATGCGAAATGATTCGAGAATTCTTGGGATGGTTCGATTCTCTATCCGCCGTTGCCGATAGACTGCCTGCTTGGCAAATCCTCGCAGATGTTTTCACCGCGACGAATTTGGATGCGAGACTCGCAAGAACTCGGGGGGGGAATTTCCCCATTCTGATTGCCAACGCTCGCCAACTTTTGAAAATTGCGGGCGAACAGCCCGATATGGACGCTTTGCAATTCTCTCGATGGATAGAAACAAGACAGCAAATCAAAACTCCATGGAGCGACGCACCTACTTTTTCGGAAGACGCAGACGCTGTTAAACTATTGAGCATTCATAAAGCGAAAGGGCTCGAGTGGGATGTCGTGATTGTGTATGCTTTTGCCTCGACTCCCTCTACTAAAGATTCCGATTTAATCATAAATAAGAAATTTCCCGTGCCCATTCCTGCTTTCGATGGCTACTTCCCTCTCGCCTATCGCGTGGCATTCGATCTGAGGAACAAAGCGGAATTCGAAGAAGAAATACGCCTGCTTTATGTAGCGATGACTCGGGCGAGAAAAAGGCTCATTCTCGCCGTTCCCGATCTAACAAAAGCACATAAAACCGTCAATCGCTGGCAAAAACTTCTGAGCCGCTTAGTGAAATCGAGTGAAATCATCACACGGGATTTTCCGCTCGAAATTGCAACCGAAACAAAAGTAATTTGA
- a CDS encoding lysophospholipid acyltransferase family protein, whose amino-acid sequence MLRLYDWFIAFVRAFMRFLVFPLFGGVRAYHLERVPRKGALLVVANHVSHADPPIIGSMLPRRLRYMAQADLFKVFGFNWLIKLLGAFEVKRGEPDVAAIRKALGFLAKGEALLIFPEGRRGDGKRLLPAQKGVVLLVMKSDPLVLPVGICGTAKLLPRGAKFPKRHKVKVIVGKPFRFSELTERFGEKRAKEIFGDFIMERIHELLIEGGENIEPAPKTSAIADV is encoded by the coding sequence TTGTTGCGACTCTACGATTGGTTCATTGCATTTGTCCGTGCGTTCATGCGCTTTTTGGTCTTTCCTCTTTTTGGAGGGGTGAGGGCATATCACCTCGAAAGGGTGCCGAGGAAAGGAGCGCTTCTCGTGGTAGCGAATCATGTCAGTCATGCTGATCCTCCTATCATCGGCTCGATGCTTCCACGAAGATTGCGGTATATGGCACAGGCTGATTTGTTCAAGGTTTTTGGCTTTAATTGGTTAATAAAACTGTTGGGTGCTTTCGAGGTGAAAAGGGGTGAACCGGATGTGGCGGCGATTCGGAAGGCTTTGGGATTTTTAGCGAAGGGAGAGGCATTGCTCATTTTTCCCGAGGGTAGACGAGGGGATGGAAAGAGACTTTTGCCCGCCCAAAAGGGGGTCGTGCTATTGGTAATGAAAAGCGATCCGTTGGTTCTTCCGGTCGGAATTTGCGGGACTGCGAAACTTTTGCCAAGGGGGGCAAAGTTTCCAAAACGGCATAAGGTGAAAGTAATCGTGGGAAAACCGTTCAGATTTTCGGAACTCACGGAGCGATTCGGGGAGAAGCGGGCAAAAGAGATTTTCGGAGATTTTATTATGGAAAGAATACACGAATTGTTAATCGAGGGGGGGGAGAATATCGAGCCTGCACCGAAGACGAGCGCGATAGCCGATGTTTAG